From Drosophila yakuba strain Tai18E2 chromosome 2L, Prin_Dyak_Tai18E2_2.1, whole genome shotgun sequence, one genomic window encodes:
- the LOC6527421 gene encoding uncharacterized protein LOC6527421: protein MHIREVVFLLLTLLPGMILGNRYNQLHLYANGGGASSSGPGSYRPSPSSQNEVYSIADSQPMTEDGYMPPSQHFPPTHSDLDPPAQQQSTCQTVCACKWKGGKQTVECIDRHLIQIPEHIDPNTQVLDMSGNKLQTLSNEQFIRANLLNLQKLYLRNCKIGEIERETFKGLTNLVELDLSHNLLVTVPSLALGHIPSLRELTLASNHIHKIESQAFGNTPSLHKLDLSHCDIQTISAQAFGGLQGLTLLRLNGNKLSELLPKTIETLSRLHGIELHDNPWLCDCRLRDTKLWLMQRNIPYPVAPVCSGGPERIIDRSFADLHVDEFACRPEMLPISHYVEAAMGENASITCRARAVPAANINWYWNGRLLANNSAFTAYQRIHMLEQVEGGFEKRSKLVLTNAQETDTSEFYCVAENRAGMAEANFTLHVSMRAAGMASLGSGQIVGLSAALVALIVFALGVVMCLLLRVKRQPYVDSKTPNHMEVITSVNHQNSITNKTQPATGNGSIGGVVIANGAVANIIDGGVVQGGTLERKSSGRGGVALGGHDQRSANPVQKPPRLTDLPYSTQGYDNNGSVLSTASCFISPSGSAGNGGNNPDLINDTKRFGSDEFADLKIPPISGVGVGGSGEYSRANGCDSLYPSGLWEHGAPVGATSADDLFMKRYTDKTPIIDSTQLYDLHERTAATDYFSKTFPRSHLQQGMMTGGGGGTSTASTVTTNLSGGSSSGYPNDYGLPLVPGAEHQHNHQLQMHPLQQLQQQLTSTLNHQKQEGSSTGSSPHFSSRTLPRLHDGSGGGGGGSSRSSPTPTPMPTVSGGHASQAAHPSTSSSSCSILPNGQPINAKTIRVWQKGGVPVLPPVTALKRALISSSRNSPDEGYQEGCGTDV, encoded by the coding sequence ATGCATATCAGAGAAGTGGTTTTCCTGCTCCTCACCCTGCTGCCTGGCATGATCCTGGGCAATCGCTACAATCAGCTGCATCTGTATGCCAATGGAGGAGGAGCATCGTCATCGGGTCCTGGTAGCTACAGGCCCTCGCCCTCCTCACAGAACGAGGTGTACTCCATAGCGGACAGCCAGCCGATGACCGAGGATGGCTACATGCCCCCCAGCCAGCACTTTCCGCCCACCCACTCCGACCTGGATCCTCCCGCCCAGCAGCAAAGCACCTGCCAAACGGTCTGCGCCTGCAAGTGGAAGGGTGGCAAGCAGACGGTGGAGTGCATCGATCGCCACCTCATCCAGATACCCGAGCACATCGATCCCAATACCCAGGTGCTGGACATGTCCGGCAACAAGCTGCAGACCCTCTCCAACGAGCAGTTCATCCGTGCCAATCTGCTGAACCTGCAGAAGCTGTATCTGCGCAACTGCAAGATCGGCGAGATCGAGCGCGAGACCTTCAAGGGACTGACCAATCTGGTGGAGTTGGATCTGTCGCACAATCTGCTGGTTACCGTGCCCAGCTTGGCCCTGGGCCACATACCCTCACTGCGCGAACTCACCCTGGCCTCCAATCACATACACAAAATCGAGAGCCAGGCCTTTGGGAACACACCATCGCTGCACAAATTGGACCTGTCGCATTGCGATATTCAGACCATCTCCGCCCAGGCATTTGGTGGCCTCCAAGGACTCACGTTGCTCCGCTTGAATGGCAACAAATTGAGTGAGCTCCTGCCCAAGACAATTGAGACCCTGAGTCGACTTCATGGCATCGAACTGCACGACAATCCCTGGCTCTGCGATTGCCGATTGAGGGACACGAAACTCTGGCTGATGCAAAGGAATATTCCCTATCCGGTGGCTCCCGTTTGCTCGGGTGGACCCGAAAGGATCATCGATCGCAGCTTTGCGGATCTGCATGTGGATGAGTTTGCCTGCCGGCCGGAGATGTTGCCCATATCGCATTATGTGGAGGCGGCCATGGGCGAGAATGCATCGATCACGTGTCGAGCGAGAGCGGTTCCAGCTGCGAATATAAACTGGTACTGGAACGGACGACTGCTGGCCAACAATTCCGCCTTCACCGCCTACCAGCGGATACACATgctggagcaggtggagggTGGATTCGAGAAGCGGTCCAAGCTGGTGCTGACCAACGCCCAGGAGACGGACACCAGTGAGTTCTACTGCGTGGCCGAGAATCGAGCTGGAATGGCCGAGGCCAACTTCACCCTACACGTGAGCATGCGAGCAGCGGGCATGGCCTCCCTGGGCAGTGGCCAAATTGTGGGTCTGAGTGCCGCCCTGGTGGCTCTGATTGTATTTGCCCTTGGGGTTGTTATGTGCCTGCTCCTTAGGGTCAAACGGCAGCCGTATGTCGATAGCAAGACGCCCAATCACATGGAGGTAATAACATCGGTTAACCACCAGAACTCCATCACCAACAAGACCCAGCCTGCCACGGGAAATGGCAGCATTGGCGGAGTGGTCATCGCCAATGGAGCGGTGGCCAACATCATCGATGGCGGAGTGGTGCAGGGTGGAACTCTGGAGCGGAAGAGCAGCGGAAGGGGAGGCGTAGCCCTTGGAGGACACGACCAGCGCAGTGCGAATCCCGTACAGAAACCGCCGAGGCTGACAGATCTTCCGTACTCCACGCAGGGCTATGACAACAACGGAAGTGTCCTGTCCACTGCCTCCTGTTTCATCTCGCCCAGTGGATCGGCCGGCAATGGGGGCAACAATCCTGATCTCATCAATGACACCAAACGTTTCGGGAGCGACGAGTTTGCGGATCTGAAGATACCACCCATCAGTGGTGTTGGAGTGGGCGGCAGTGGGGAGTATAGTCGCGCCAACGGCTGCGACTCCCTGTATCCTTCGGGTCTGTGGGAGCATGGTGCTCCAGTGGGCGCCACATCCGCGGATGACTTGTTCATGAAGCGCTACACCGACAAGACGCCCATCATTGACTCCACTCAGCTGTATGACCTCCATGAGCGAACGGCGGCCACGGACTATTTCAGCAAGACCTTTCCCAGATCTCATCTCCAGCAGGGCATGATGACGGGTGGCGGCGGTGGAACCTCGACGGCGTCGACGGTGACCACCAATTTGTCGGGCGGCTCCTCATCGGGTTACCCCAACGATTATGGTCTGCCTCTGGTGCCGGGTGCAGAGCACCAGCACAACCACCAGCTGCAGATGCATccactgcagcagctccagcagcagctgacCTCCACGCTGAACCACCAGAAACAGGAGGGCAGCTCCACCGGGAGCAGTCCGCACTTCAGTAGCCGCACACTGCCACGCCTGCACGATGGGAGTGGCGGAGGCGGGGGCGGCAGTTCCAGGTCGtcgccaacgccaacgccaaTGCCAACGGTTAGCGGTGGCCATGCCAGCCAGGCGGCACATCCCAGCACCTCCAGTTCCTCCTGCTCCATCCTGCCCAACGGACAGCCAATCAACGCCAAGACGATACGGGTGTGGCAGAAGGGCGGAGTGCCCGTCCTGCCGCCCGTGACGGCGCTGAAAAGGGCCctgatcagcagcagccggaaTTCGCCGGACGAGGGTTACCAGGAAGGATGCGGCACGGATGTGTAA